A region of Planococcus sp. MSAK28401 DNA encodes the following proteins:
- a CDS encoding aminoglycoside adenylyltransferase domain-containing protein, with the protein MSYDWSNCPQELKNFIADLMDGVNDMIEQPPVGMYLHGSLAMGGFNPHRSDIDLLLVTERPLSMHHKQQLAHFFLEKSSKPFPIEISSLTLEQLESWSHPTPYDFHFSEYWRERYETELNKYINNEEKTDGDLAAHFMILKHRGICLAGRPIEEVFPSIPQQDYLASILEDYEDCLENIHEKPVYCTLNLVRVYWYVKEGKVSSKQEAGRWGQENLPEQFTAVIQQAAEAYQSDRPEADFVKKDLSAVRDYLRNEVETLLNAPD; encoded by the coding sequence ATATGATCGAACAACCGCCAGTGGGGATGTATTTGCACGGTTCCCTGGCAATGGGCGGGTTCAATCCACACAGAAGCGATATCGACTTGCTGTTGGTGACAGAGCGGCCCTTATCTATGCATCATAAGCAGCAATTGGCGCATTTCTTTCTCGAGAAATCCAGCAAGCCTTTCCCAATTGAGATCAGTTCATTGACTCTCGAGCAATTAGAAAGCTGGAGTCACCCAACGCCGTATGATTTTCATTTCAGTGAGTATTGGCGTGAGCGCTATGAGACTGAGTTAAACAAGTACATAAATAATGAAGAAAAGACCGATGGCGATTTGGCTGCGCATTTCATGATTTTAAAGCATCGCGGCATTTGCCTGGCGGGGCGTCCGATTGAAGAAGTTTTTCCGAGTATCCCCCAACAGGACTACTTGGCTTCTATTTTGGAAGACTATGAAGACTGCTTGGAAAATATTCACGAAAAGCCAGTGTATTGCACATTGAATTTAGTTCGTGTGTATTGGTATGTAAAAGAAGGCAAAGTTTCCTCGAAGCAAGAGGCGGGGAGATGGGGACAGGAGAATTTACCGGAACAGTTCACGGCAGTTATTCAGCAAGCAGCAGAAGCTTATCAATCGGATCGTCCGGAAGCAGATTTTGTGAAAAAAGATTTATCGGCAGTGCGAGACTATTTGCGAAATGAAGTTGAAACGCTACTGAACGCTCCAGATT